A part of Chloroflexota bacterium genomic DNA contains:
- a CDS encoding winged helix DNA-binding protein: MKDFTEDKDYELWMLLAQAREAMYKARQKELRRYNLSPRQSAVLFIIRAIGDKVTPAEISRRLLRESHSVSEIISRMEKQGLLKKVRDLDRKNLVRIELTEKGSEAYSQAIKRDSIHKIMSALSDEERRQFSTMLITIRDRALKESGKELRTPFPPL; the protein is encoded by the coding sequence ATGAAAGATTTTACTGAAGACAAAGACTATGAACTGTGGATGCTACTGGCTCAGGCGCGGGAGGCAATGTATAAAGCGAGGCAGAAAGAATTACGCCGTTATAACCTATCTCCGAGACAGAGTGCTGTTTTATTTATTATTCGGGCAATTGGTGATAAAGTAACACCTGCCGAGATATCACGTCGGCTTCTAAGGGAGTCTCATTCTGTATCTGAAATAATTAGCAGGATGGAGAAACAAGGATTGTTGAAGAAGGTAAGAGATTTGGACAGAAAGAACTTAGTAAGAATCGAATTAACGGAAAAGGGTTCTGAAGCCTATAGTCAAGCAATCAAAAGAGATTCCATCCATAAAATAATGTCTGCTCTGTCTGATGAAGAACGCCGACAATTCAGCACAATGTTAATAACAATAAGGGACCGGGCGCTTAAAGAATCTGGGAAGGAACTTAGAACTCCTTTCCCACCGTTATAG